From the Candidatus Krumholzibacteriia bacterium genome, one window contains:
- a CDS encoding RNA polymerase sigma factor produces MTLERARRRDVDAFESLYRAYVDRVHALCWRLCGDRHRAEDLTQEVFLRVWERIDAYEGRSRFFTWLYRVTVNRVTDALRGELQRTRREVPEDRVQVPERSTGGEHVVMTTLDLEAAMATLPTGARVAFVLHDVEGYTHEEIAAMTGIAVGTSKAQLHRARRLLRRQLSS; encoded by the coding sequence GTGACCCTCGAGAGAGCGCGGCGCCGCGACGTCGACGCCTTCGAAAGCCTGTACCGCGCCTACGTCGACCGGGTCCACGCGCTCTGCTGGCGGCTCTGCGGCGACCGCCATCGCGCCGAGGATCTGACCCAAGAGGTCTTCCTGCGCGTCTGGGAGCGGATCGATGCGTACGAAGGTCGCAGCCGCTTCTTCACCTGGTTGTACCGGGTGACGGTGAATCGAGTGACCGATGCACTGCGTGGTGAGCTGCAACGAACGCGGCGCGAGGTGCCAGAGGATCGGGTGCAGGTGCCGGAGCGGAGCACCGGAGGCGAGCACGTGGTGATGACGACCCTCGACCTGGAAGCGGCGATGGCCACCCTACCGACAGGCGCCCGCGTCGCCTTCGTCTTGCACGACGTCGAGGGCTATACCCACGAGGAGATCGCCGCGATGACGGGAATCGCGGTAGGAACCTCGAAAGCACAGCTGCACCGGGCGCGGCGCCTGCTGCGCCGGCAGCTTTCCAGTTGA
- a CDS encoding zf-HC2 domain-containing protein: MNHEAFQDQLDDYVDGALSGAERAAMEAHAAACAPCAASLAQLRALLGLAQQLPPGAAPERDLWTALRERLVAAEPEALRPGAAPASRWWARAWRPAVGVAAAAAAVVFLALCAWLSQRGPREAAVDTAAPRLESTPATAETAVLTPTLVAALARECMGAGRILQASMESRNDPADEALTHSLTAGIEVVDQSIAETVAALEKNPGNVSLLKLVTLRYQQKLALLHSAMEIVEEV; this comes from the coding sequence ATGAACCACGAGGCGTTCCAGGACCAGCTCGACGACTACGTCGATGGAGCTCTGTCCGGCGCCGAACGCGCGGCGATGGAGGCGCACGCCGCCGCCTGCGCTCCCTGCGCCGCTTCGCTCGCGCAGCTGCGCGCGCTGCTCGGCCTGGCCCAGCAGCTCCCGCCGGGTGCGGCGCCGGAGCGAGACCTCTGGACGGCGCTCCGGGAGCGCCTGGTCGCGGCAGAACCCGAGGCGCTCCGGCCCGGGGCGGCGCCCGCGTCGCGCTGGTGGGCGCGGGCCTGGCGTCCGGCGGTGGGTGTCGCCGCCGCCGCCGCGGCGGTCGTCTTCCTGGCGCTCTGCGCGTGGCTCTCCCAGCGGGGGCCGCGTGAAGCCGCCGTCGACACGGCCGCGCCACGCCTCGAGTCCACGCCGGCCACGGCGGAGACCGCCGTGCTGACGCCGACCCTGGTGGCGGCGCTGGCCCGCGAATGCATGGGAGCCGGAAGGATCTTGCAGGCCTCCATGGAGAGTCGCAACGATCCGGCCGACGAGGCGCTGACGCATTCGTTGACCGCCGGCATCGAGGTCGTGGACCAATCCATCGCCGAAACGGTCGCGGCGCTGGAGAAGAACCCGGGCAACGTCAGCCTGCTCAAGCTCGTCACCCTGCGTTACCAGCAGAAGCTCGCGCTGTTGCACAGCGCGATGGAGATCGTGGAGGAAGTCTGA
- a CDS encoding serine/threonine-protein kinase, which yields MHEKDDEAEPARPEPGLPLDLEQTLAGWSSDAGPAGEGLAAGYRPEIEGYANLQELHRGGQGIVFRGWQTSTRRSVAIKVLREGPHADPSTRKRFQREVEIVAQLNHPHIVSIFDSGVTGTGLPYFVMEYVAGREFDRFVHERDLSVEDTLGMLRVVLDAAHYAHERGVVHRDLKPSNILVDEQGQPKLVDFGLARTLVASADTFASLTGQMLGTMAYMSPEQVRADPDEIDRRTDVYSLGVILYETLTGASPYPESQRIVDILHHITETSPQLPGRAWTSQNGLHRRSVRRRSVTGKCPIDSELETILLKAMSKERERRYDSAQSFAADIGRYLEGRPIEARRDSGIYILRKKLQRHRRSVLAGLAAAVVFTVALFLVARPGGSPVRQLTAEEIARFESAEAAYAKQRDELRGVLDLRLAAGEVSLDPLTQQSLQIVEAAVRELRAALEKEPSNQALRELLLNTYEREVDLLKRISALPG from the coding sequence ATGCACGAAAAAGACGACGAGGCCGAACCCGCCCGCCCCGAGCCGGGTCTTCCCCTCGACCTGGAGCAAACCCTCGCTGGTTGGAGTTCCGACGCGGGCCCGGCGGGCGAGGGTCTGGCCGCCGGGTACCGGCCAGAGATCGAGGGCTATGCGAACCTCCAGGAGCTGCACCGGGGCGGCCAGGGCATCGTCTTCCGGGGCTGGCAGACCTCGACCCGGCGGAGCGTGGCGATCAAGGTGCTGCGCGAGGGGCCGCATGCCGATCCCTCCACGCGCAAGCGCTTCCAGCGCGAGGTGGAGATCGTCGCCCAGCTCAACCACCCCCACATCGTTTCTATCTTCGATTCCGGGGTCACGGGCACGGGCCTGCCGTACTTCGTCATGGAGTACGTCGCCGGCCGTGAGTTCGACCGCTTCGTCCACGAGCGTGACTTGAGCGTCGAAGACACTCTGGGGATGCTGCGTGTGGTTCTCGACGCGGCGCATTACGCCCACGAACGCGGCGTCGTCCATCGCGATCTCAAGCCCTCGAACATCTTGGTGGACGAGCAGGGTCAGCCCAAGCTGGTGGACTTCGGCCTGGCGCGGACGCTGGTGGCCTCGGCCGACACCTTCGCTTCCCTCACCGGGCAAATGCTCGGCACCATGGCCTACATGTCCCCCGAGCAGGTGCGGGCCGACCCGGACGAGATCGACCGGCGCACCGACGTCTACTCCCTCGGCGTGATCCTCTACGAGACCTTGACCGGCGCCTCGCCGTACCCCGAGAGCCAGCGCATCGTCGACATCCTGCACCACATCACCGAAACCTCGCCGCAGCTTCCGGGCCGGGCCTGGACCAGCCAGAACGGTCTGCACCGGCGCTCCGTGCGCCGGCGCAGCGTCACCGGGAAATGCCCCATCGACAGCGAGCTCGAGACCATCCTGCTCAAGGCGATGTCCAAGGAACGGGAACGGCGCTACGACAGCGCCCAGTCCTTCGCGGCGGACATCGGCCGCTATCTCGAGGGCCGTCCCATCGAGGCGCGGCGCGACAGCGGCATCTACATCCTGCGCAAGAAGCTGCAACGGCACCGGCGGAGCGTCCTCGCCGGCTTGGCCGCCGCGGTGGTGTTCACCGTCGCCTTGTTTCTGGTGGCGCGGCCTGGGGGCAGCCCGGTGCGGCAGCTCACCGCGGAGGAGATCGCGCGCTTCGAATCCGCCGAGGCGGCCTACGCCAAGCAGCGCGACGAGCTGCGCGGCGTCCTGGACCTGCGCCTCGCGGCGGGAGAAGTGAGCCTCGATCCCCTCACGCAGCAGAGTCTGCAGATCGTCGAGGCCGCCGTGCGCGAGCTGCGCGCCGCCTTGGAGAAGGAACCGAGCAACCAGGCTCTCCGCGAGCTGTTGCTGAACACCTACGAGCGCGAGGTGGATCTGCTCAAGCGCATCTCGGCGCTGCCCGGGTAG
- a CDS encoding alpha/beta fold hydrolase — MSLRRGFAITIVLGLGMGGSLYGSAARSSPAGCWLGTMGEGGERRRVVLELESGAAHAWSARFHRLSRNVSSDTVSATVSDMDLAFGNDQFHFKGRFSEDGASITGQIEREGKTSAVLLARPADDGATGRALVGDWGGSLLQNGVPVLRLVVKIRTAPCGQINATMDSPDQGATDLPVTSLQATADSLHLQMTYLGGAYGAAVDAAHTKLSGQWTQAGMVSQLDLSRGDSVAVRRRPQDPQKPYPYREEEVSYVSTAQGVKIAGTLTLPPGPGPFPAVLLLSGSGAQDRDEALMGHKPFLVIADHLTRKGIAVLRVDDRGVGGSTGRLFDADLEDNATDALAGVKFLLSRPDVAPKKVGLVGHSEGGWVAPIAAARSRDVAFIVMLAGPAVNGEELLYAQEAALSRARGVSESMIEASRRISQRMYGILKSEPDDSTAQRLLRAEITKAEAELASAQQNAVDSVVSRTWTNQATNQLQLLTTRWFRQLLVHDPAPELKKVRVPVLALYGERDLQVPPAQSALVLEKLLRGSKTKDYTVEVLPGLNHLFQHATSGQIDEYVRSEETFAPEALEKISTWIVERTR, encoded by the coding sequence GTGTCGCTTCGCCGCGGATTCGCCATCACGATCGTGCTGGGGTTGGGGATGGGCGGCAGCCTCTACGGCAGCGCCGCCCGGTCCTCTCCAGCTGGCTGTTGGCTCGGCACGATGGGAGAAGGCGGTGAGCGACGACGCGTTGTGTTGGAGCTCGAGAGCGGCGCGGCCCATGCATGGAGCGCGCGCTTCCACCGTCTGAGCCGGAACGTGAGTTCGGACACCGTCTCGGCCACCGTGAGCGACATGGACCTCGCCTTCGGCAACGATCAATTTCACTTCAAAGGTCGCTTCTCGGAGGATGGTGCGAGCATCACGGGACAGATCGAGCGCGAGGGCAAGACGTCCGCAGTGCTTCTCGCGCGCCCGGCGGACGACGGCGCCACGGGCAGGGCGCTCGTGGGTGACTGGGGCGGCTCGCTGCTGCAGAACGGCGTGCCGGTGCTCCGCCTCGTGGTGAAGATCCGCACCGCTCCTTGCGGTCAGATCAACGCCACCATGGACAGCCCCGACCAAGGCGCCACCGATTTGCCCGTCACCAGCTTGCAGGCTACGGCGGATTCGTTGCATCTCCAAATGACCTATCTCGGCGGGGCGTATGGTGCGGCCGTGGACGCGGCGCACACCAAGCTCTCCGGCCAATGGACGCAAGCGGGCATGGTGTCCCAGCTGGATCTCTCGCGCGGCGACTCGGTGGCGGTGCGCCGACGGCCGCAAGATCCTCAGAAGCCGTACCCCTATCGCGAGGAAGAAGTCTCCTACGTGAGCACTGCGCAGGGCGTGAAGATCGCCGGCACCTTGACGCTCCCGCCGGGACCGGGTCCCTTCCCCGCGGTGCTCCTCCTCTCCGGCTCGGGGGCGCAGGATCGCGACGAAGCGCTCATGGGCCACAAACCCTTCCTGGTCATCGCCGACCACTTGACCCGGAAGGGGATCGCGGTGCTGCGCGTCGACGATCGGGGGGTCGGTGGCTCGACGGGACGTCTCTTCGATGCGGACTTGGAGGACAACGCCACCGACGCCCTGGCGGGGGTGAAGTTCCTCCTCTCGCGCCCAGACGTTGCACCGAAGAAGGTCGGCCTCGTCGGCCACAGCGAGGGCGGCTGGGTGGCGCCCATCGCGGCGGCACGCTCCCGCGACGTGGCCTTCATCGTCATGCTGGCCGGTCCGGCGGTGAACGGCGAGGAGCTGCTCTACGCCCAGGAAGCTGCCCTCTCCCGCGCCCGCGGCGTGAGCGAGAGCATGATCGAGGCGAGCCGCAGGATCTCGCAGCGGATGTACGGCATTCTCAAGAGCGAGCCGGACGATTCCACGGCGCAACGACTGCTGCGGGCCGAGATCACCAAGGCGGAGGCGGAGCTGGCAAGTGCGCAACAGAACGCCGTCGATAGCGTCGTCTCTCGCACCTGGACGAACCAGGCGACGAATCAGCTGCAACTGCTCACCACCCGCTGGTTCCGCCAACTCCTGGTCCACGATCCAGCGCCGGAGCTGAAGAAGGTGCGCGTTCCGGTGCTGGCGCTCTACGGCGAGAGGGACCTGCAGGTACCCCCGGCGCAGAGCGCCCTGGTGCTCGAGAAGCTGCTCCGCGGCAGTAAAACCAAGGACTACACCGTGGAAGTCCTGCCCGGTTTGAACCATCTCTTCCAGCATGCCACCAGCGGACAGATCGACGAATACGTCCGCAGCGAGGAAACGTTCGCCCCCGAGGCCCTGGAGAAGATCTCCACCTGGATCGTGGAGCGCACACGCTAG
- the tsaD gene encoding tRNA (adenosine(37)-N6)-threonylcarbamoyltransferase complex transferase subunit TsaD, translating into MLVLGIETSCDDTAAAVLRGDREILSNVVATQLTHKEYGGVVPELASRQHLQHLLPVLTSALERAGVQPAQLDGIAATAGPGLLGSLLVGLCTAAAYAYGLEKPFVGVHHIEGHIMANWLVEDMRFPCVVLVISGGHTQLYFMPRLGRFEELGATRDDAAGEAFDKIGKMLGIAYPAGPVFETLARRGDSRAVPFSRARLKEGEFDFSFSGLKTAARLLLEREGFAPRTTVQPLFRAEERLPEEENGAPGRAPGERTAAELETLPQRAFDILASAQEAIADMLAERTAAAVRATSVQHVYLAGGVAANGRLRERLGEVLEPLGAALHVPPPRLCTDNAAMIACAGSFRLRAGQVSGADLDAFARGPLESWA; encoded by the coding sequence ATGCTCGTTCTCGGCATCGAAACGTCCTGCGACGACACTGCGGCGGCGGTGCTCCGGGGTGACCGGGAGATCCTTTCCAACGTGGTGGCCACGCAGCTCACCCACAAGGAATACGGCGGCGTGGTGCCGGAGCTCGCCTCGCGCCAGCATTTGCAACACCTGCTCCCGGTACTGACCTCCGCCCTGGAGCGGGCCGGCGTGCAGCCAGCGCAGCTCGACGGCATCGCGGCGACCGCCGGCCCCGGCCTTCTCGGTTCGCTCCTGGTCGGGCTCTGCACGGCGGCGGCCTATGCCTACGGGCTGGAGAAACCCTTCGTCGGCGTGCACCACATCGAAGGCCACATCATGGCCAACTGGCTCGTCGAAGACATGCGCTTCCCCTGTGTGGTTCTCGTGATCTCCGGCGGACACACCCAGCTTTACTTCATGCCGCGGCTCGGCCGTTTCGAGGAGCTCGGCGCCACACGGGACGACGCCGCCGGCGAGGCCTTCGACAAGATCGGCAAGATGCTCGGCATCGCCTATCCCGCCGGACCAGTCTTCGAGACGCTGGCGCGGCGCGGCGATTCCCGTGCCGTGCCGTTCTCGCGCGCCCGGTTGAAGGAGGGCGAGTTCGACTTCAGCTTCAGCGGTCTCAAGACGGCGGCGCGGCTCCTGCTCGAGCGCGAAGGTTTCGCGCCGCGGACGACGGTGCAGCCGCTTTTCCGGGCCGAGGAGCGATTGCCCGAGGAGGAAAACGGGGCGCCGGGTCGAGCGCCGGGAGAGCGCACCGCGGCGGAGCTCGAAACGCTGCCGCAACGCGCCTTCGACATCCTGGCGAGCGCGCAGGAGGCGATCGCGGACATGCTGGCGGAGCGCACTGCGGCGGCGGTGCGCGCCACTTCGGTGCAGCACGTCTACCTGGCGGGTGGCGTCGCTGCCAACGGCCGCCTGCGGGAGCGCCTCGGCGAGGTTCTCGAGCCGCTCGGGGCAGCGCTCCACGTGCCGCCGCCGCGCCTGTGCACGGACAACGCCGCCATGATCGCCTGCGCCGGGTCCTTCCGCCTGCGGGCAGGGCAAGTTTCGGGGGCGGATCTCGATGCTTTTGCCCGCGGCCCGCTGGAGTCCTGGGCGTGA
- a CDS encoding DUF4097 family beta strand repeat-containing protein produces the protein MRCTTRKRWSNPLALELVAGACLAALWAGSADARAVDERRPAAADARISVKNVNGTITVEGWSKKEVQVTGTIGEDVEELVIEGSESRLRIEVELPHRGHNSDTDADLQIKVPTGAEVQVDVVNCPIDVTKVDGTVELESVNGNVTVTGEPASVTASTVNGRISLTVSSKQVEAHTVNGRILLDGVSGDVSAATVGGSIEVSGGPFERGEFQTVSGDVDFTGALQGSGSFDFQAHSGDVILTLPANLSAEFDISTFSGDIDNAFGPSRPERKSKYGPGKELYFQTGGGKARVSINTFSGDVRLIKK, from the coding sequence ATGCGGTGCACGACACGGAAGAGATGGTCGAACCCACTGGCCCTGGAGCTCGTGGCCGGCGCCTGCCTCGCGGCGCTCTGGGCGGGCTCGGCGGACGCCCGCGCCGTCGACGAACGCCGCCCTGCCGCCGCCGATGCGCGCATCAGTGTCAAGAACGTCAACGGCACCATCACCGTCGAGGGCTGGTCCAAGAAGGAGGTCCAGGTCACCGGCACCATCGGCGAGGACGTGGAGGAGCTGGTGATCGAAGGGAGCGAGAGCCGCTTGCGCATCGAGGTGGAGTTGCCGCACCGCGGTCACAACAGCGACACCGACGCCGATCTGCAGATCAAAGTACCCACGGGTGCGGAGGTGCAAGTGGACGTGGTGAACTGCCCCATCGACGTCACCAAGGTGGACGGCACGGTGGAACTCGAATCGGTGAACGGCAATGTCACCGTGACCGGTGAGCCGGCCAGCGTCACCGCCAGCACGGTGAACGGGAGGATCTCGCTCACCGTGTCCAGCAAGCAAGTCGAGGCCCACACGGTCAACGGCCGCATCCTCCTCGACGGAGTCTCCGGCGACGTGTCGGCGGCCACGGTCGGCGGCAGCATCGAGGTGAGCGGCGGCCCCTTCGAGCGCGGCGAGTTCCAGACCGTTTCTGGAGACGTCGATTTCACCGGTGCCCTGCAAGGCTCGGGCAGCTTCGATTTCCAGGCCCACAGCGGCGACGTGATCCTCACCCTGCCGGCGAACTTGTCGGCGGAGTTCGATATCTCCACCTTTTCCGGGGACATCGACAACGCCTTCGGCCCCTCGAGGCCGGAAAGGAAGAGCAAGTACGGTCCAGGGAAGGAGCTCTACTTCCAGACCGGCGGGGGCAAGGCGCGCGTCTCGATCAACACCTTCAGCGGCGACGTGCGCTTGATCAAGAAGTAG
- a CDS encoding CBM20 domain-containing protein yields MRPLTYIALGCLAWVTYCVATSKPKVALHAEEGVAAAGPRGGNGASKRPKHLLRVRWHVRVPENTPLHSNVYVCGNHAALGAWEGVGFPLRREAPDLYVGELQVPEGTLLEYKFTRGSWGAVETLQDGAQRPNRSLAVYGPELVHAAIEAWSDQA; encoded by the coding sequence ATGAGGCCACTCACTTACATCGCCCTCGGTTGTCTCGCCTGGGTCACCTACTGCGTGGCGACCTCGAAACCCAAGGTGGCCCTACATGCCGAAGAAGGCGTCGCCGCCGCTGGTCCACGGGGTGGGAACGGTGCGTCGAAGCGGCCCAAGCACCTGCTCCGCGTGCGCTGGCATGTGCGTGTTCCCGAGAACACGCCGCTGCACTCGAATGTCTACGTCTGTGGCAACCATGCTGCCCTCGGCGCCTGGGAAGGAGTCGGATTCCCACTCCGGCGCGAGGCTCCCGACCTCTACGTGGGTGAGCTGCAGGTCCCCGAGGGCACGCTCCTGGAGTACAAGTTCACCCGCGGTTCCTGGGGTGCGGTCGAGACCCTGCAGGATGGCGCCCAGCGCCCCAACCGCTCCCTCGCGGTCTACGGTCCGGAGCTCGTGCATGCCGCCATCGAGGCCTGGTCGGATCAAGCCTGA